The following coding sequences are from one Streptomyces sp. NBC_01485 window:
- a CDS encoding TetR/AcrR family transcriptional regulator, with protein MTNETRTVSRRERLRAQTLQEIEDTSFAIIDADGVQALSVAALARSMAMSAPAVYRYFPSRDALVAHLVTLSYQQLAAAMSQAVEGGRRAPRTRMRLVVTAYRDWALRYRRRYGMLFGERAGDLPSEVTTQTPLDQAMAMLMDMLTAVQGTTQADSTSGDRTLDGQLRLWARSQERPDISPGVARAAILIWTRVHGIVSLELTGVFDNHTLEAQRLIDLEVDNAIQSLKPAGP; from the coding sequence GTGACAAATGAAACGCGGACGGTGAGCAGGCGTGAGCGGCTACGGGCCCAGACGCTTCAGGAGATCGAGGACACGTCGTTCGCGATCATCGACGCGGACGGCGTGCAGGCGTTGTCGGTCGCGGCGCTGGCCCGGAGCATGGCGATGTCCGCGCCGGCGGTCTACCGCTACTTCCCGTCGCGGGACGCGCTCGTGGCGCACCTGGTGACCCTGTCCTACCAGCAGCTCGCGGCGGCGATGAGCCAGGCCGTGGAGGGCGGCAGGAGGGCGCCGCGCACCCGGATGCGGCTGGTGGTCACCGCGTACCGCGACTGGGCGCTGCGGTACCGGCGGCGCTACGGCATGCTGTTCGGCGAACGGGCCGGCGACCTGCCCAGCGAGGTCACCACGCAGACTCCGCTCGATCAGGCGATGGCGATGCTCATGGACATGCTGACGGCCGTCCAGGGCACCACGCAGGCCGACAGCACCAGCGGCGACCGTACCCTGGACGGACAGCTCCGGCTCTGGGCCCGCTCGCAGGAACGGCCGGACATCTCGCCGGGCGTGGCCCGCGCCGCCATCCTGATCTGGACGCGGGTGCACGGGATCGTGAGCCTCGAACTCACCGGCGTGTTCGACAACCACACGCTCGAGGCACAGCGGCTGATCGACCTGGAAGTCGACAACGCCATCCAGTCCCTGAAGCCGGCCGGCCCCTGA
- a CDS encoding TetR/AcrR family transcriptional regulator — protein sequence MTAEQRLTRRERYRRETVAQIKAEAMSQVHEGGTEAVSLNAVARSMAMSGPALYRYFGSRDQLLAELAVDAHLALAGVLEAAATRDASPASRVRAVAGAYRDWALAQPGAYHLAYQSTHGSGLEHATDRIVPAARRSMNVLLSVIAGAGEPPHLPVPPALENQIRDWNGNGQHHAPPAAVRHFGLVWWSRLHGLVSLELGGHLTATGVDPTLLYQAEIETMLNSLHHPNGTQS from the coding sequence ATGACGGCCGAGCAGAGGCTGACCCGGCGCGAGCGGTACCGGCGCGAGACCGTGGCGCAGATCAAGGCCGAGGCCATGTCCCAGGTGCACGAGGGCGGCACGGAGGCGGTGTCGCTCAACGCGGTCGCGCGGAGCATGGCGATGTCGGGCCCGGCGCTGTACCGCTACTTCGGCAGCCGTGACCAGCTGCTCGCCGAGCTGGCCGTCGACGCCCACCTCGCACTGGCCGGGGTTCTCGAAGCCGCCGCCACGCGGGACGCCTCCCCCGCGTCACGGGTCCGGGCGGTCGCCGGCGCCTACCGGGACTGGGCACTGGCCCAGCCAGGCGCATACCACCTGGCCTACCAGTCCACCCACGGCTCCGGCCTCGAACACGCCACGGACCGCATCGTGCCGGCCGCGCGGCGGAGCATGAACGTACTGCTGAGCGTCATAGCCGGAGCCGGCGAGCCGCCCCACCTGCCGGTCCCGCCCGCACTGGAAAACCAGATCCGGGACTGGAACGGCAACGGACAACACCACGCCCCGCCCGCCGCGGTACGGCACTTCGGACTGGTCTGGTGGAGCCGGCTGCACGGCCTGGTCAGCCTCGAACTGGGCGGACACCTGACAGCCACCGGCGTCGACCCCACCCTGCTCTACCAGGCCGAGATCGAGACCATGCTGAACAGCCTGCACCACCCGAATGGCACCCAATCCTGA
- a CDS encoding medium chain dehydrogenase/reductase family protein — protein sequence MPETNPAATVTATEVVLPGKVAPSGLRLTRRELPAPAAGQALVRVESTAVSFAEGAMRRGRYYGQPAFPFVPGYDLVGVVQAVGPGVDHALIGRRVAALTKTGGWATAALLTAADLVEVPDGIGADDAETLIVNGLTAYQMLHRKAKVRAGQTVLVTGAAGGVGSVLVQLARHTGAHVIGTASPRHHEALRALGVQPVDYRDPDLAARVRELAPDGVDAVFDHLGGASVSLSYRLLNRTGTLVSYSIAAALDDTRPVLLDFLPLLAKLAYWNYLPTGKHASFYDIWAGAGKPDSAKREAFRAQLRTDLTHIFGLLRDGVLTAKIAARFPLNEAAAAMELAESSTRTNLGKIILAP from the coding sequence ATGCCCGAGACCAACCCTGCCGCCACCGTGACCGCCACCGAAGTGGTACTCCCGGGCAAGGTCGCACCCTCCGGCCTGCGCCTGACCCGGCGCGAGCTGCCGGCGCCCGCCGCCGGCCAGGCCCTGGTGCGCGTCGAGTCGACCGCCGTGTCCTTCGCCGAGGGCGCGATGCGCCGGGGCCGCTACTACGGCCAGCCCGCCTTCCCGTTCGTCCCCGGCTACGACCTCGTCGGCGTCGTCCAGGCCGTCGGCCCCGGCGTGGACCACGCACTGATCGGCCGGCGGGTCGCCGCACTGACCAAGACCGGCGGCTGGGCCACGGCCGCCCTGCTGACCGCCGCCGATCTGGTGGAGGTGCCCGACGGGATCGGCGCCGACGACGCGGAGACACTGATCGTCAACGGACTGACCGCCTACCAGATGCTGCACCGCAAGGCGAAGGTGCGGGCCGGGCAGACCGTCCTCGTCACCGGCGCCGCCGGTGGCGTGGGCTCGGTCCTGGTCCAGCTCGCCCGCCACACCGGCGCCCACGTCATCGGCACCGCCAGCCCCCGCCACCACGAAGCACTGCGCGCCCTGGGCGTACAGCCGGTCGACTACCGCGACCCCGACCTCGCCGCCCGCGTCCGGGAACTCGCCCCCGACGGCGTGGACGCCGTGTTCGACCACCTCGGCGGCGCCAGCGTCAGCCTCTCCTACCGCCTGCTCAACCGCACCGGCACCCTGGTCTCCTACAGCATCGCCGCCGCGCTCGACGACACCCGCCCCGTACTGCTCGACTTCCTGCCGCTGCTGGCCAAGCTTGCCTACTGGAACTACCTGCCCACGGGCAAGCACGCGAGCTTCTACGACATCTGGGCCGGCGCCGGCAAACCCGACTCGGCCAAGCGCGAGGCGTTCCGCGCCCAACTGCGCACCGACCTCACCCACATCTTCGGCCTGCTGCGCGACGGCGTGCTCACCGCGAAGATCGCCGCCCGCTTCCCGCTGAACGAGGCGGCCGCGGCCATGGAACTGGCAGAGTCCTCCACCCGCACCAACCTCGGCAAAATCATCCTCGCGCCCTGA